From a single Bemisia tabaci chromosome 10, PGI_BMITA_v3 genomic region:
- the LOC109032158 gene encoding uncharacterized protein → MKIKSLLTSAPVLACFDPELDIQLEVDSCKFGTGAVLSVIIDENTIKPVCYYSCLFSPAEQRYSITELELNGLVKATSRFRPYIYGKKVRVITDHSALKQYTKLQNNSNRLARLAIKLSDYDLDIRYKSGGIIKNTDALSRSIPGAEELNFIATLMLNDIPEQQAKDEEFSVMIAALRNPDKVTSKERKKSRQFFIAEDGKLYKKKYGPEGRDRLLCLPKALRPKVLKAFHDDIESSHPGIFKTVQKICSRFFWADLRKDVVNWVKSCQTCQLTKHRNTLVAGKMTSTKIEPYPFRRIAVDVAGPFRASTSRKCYIVCAIDYFTKFMHAEAVTYNNATTIGNFLYKLNLMFGPIQMVHSDCGASIIADSVKSMLTKMGCGMKTNCPYSPMTSGQVEITFKLIKTIIKQYVDKNQRNWDIFVPIATAALNRHVHMSTGKSPFELLFGVRPTHPIDFMFGTLPPPIPLEKRITRMEEIRQKAMTAILKAQARQRKTHNEKKRHMELEIGSEVLLFHPAVKPGVMKKLSIQYRGPYIITKKITDSIYEINQGSEQHPKLKKIKIDRLRPYLNPEKLRANVYSILASKIIKQHRRGTCGVNRVRKKRKTQTQHIAKLSSENRSARTSVLTIEPRPGKVSLDQYVIPQVISALANKEQIPPPSESQMEANLHEEYKKIFRECKPNDIALTPKNYKNRFDLALYLEELQAAKNLRGYALRDVPLLETTEYMAVQVPGLREEKSVLNIGDKVRVTLTKFPDQAYYGVVKQIRNETTEIDLPASFFFNYSDGDRASVTFMLNRYPFKSAHRALQQSENMDREALFPSKNTLVPKNFNDPIKWINPKIENNPEQATAIKSILRVSSVQPLIIFGPPGTAKTATIVEAINQLYDRANDTNTKILVCAPSNSVVDNITVSLLKHISATQLLRLYPVNRKITSIPEEILKAQCYNKNLKNEVVNFKAHQLRKHTILATTLVGAGKLVSAGLGTSPHFTHIFVDEASLAIEPEILIPWAGLANAGKNPTRIILAGDPFQLSPVIMSNWATNFGLGTSLLERLMKLQIYSSNNGYHPNNAVKLIRNYRSHKTIINLPNKLFYGGELIAEGQSKIITAAIGSNWLPNKNHPVVFHNVTGKEKQDELSKSYYNMDETDVIVSYLHKLLTTPGLKNKVITQENIGVITPYRGQIHKITQKLIENNWSKIVVGTVEQFQGMEKLVVIISTVRSKRANAQKTSLGFLKDPKRFNVMLTRARALNIIVGNANLLTTNACWAQFINQCKQENAWQGEKY, encoded by the coding sequence atgaaaattaaatctCTGTTAACTAGCGCTCCAGTTCTAGCGTGCTTTGACCCGGAACTAGACATCCAACTCGAAGTTGATTCTTGCAAGTTTGGGACTGGGGCTGTATTATCAGTAATTATTGATGAGAACACAATTAAACCAGTATGTTATTATTCATGCTTGTTCAGCCCGGCTGAGCAAAGGTATTCTATTACAGAGTTAGAATTAAATGGTCTCGTTAAAGCGACATCTAGGTTCCGTCCTTACATTTACGGGAAGAAAGTGAGGGTAATTACTGATCATTCGGCCTTAAAACAGTACACGAAATTGCAGAACAACAGTAATCGTTTGGCGAGATTGGCAATAAAATTATCAGACTATGATCTGGACATAAGGTACAAAAGTGgtggaataattaaaaatactgATGCACTTTCAAGATCAATACCAGGGGCAGAGGAACTAAATTTCATTGCAACTTTAATGCTTAACGACATACCGGAGCAACAGGCTAAAGACGAGGAATTCTCAGTAATGATTGCAGCGCTCAGAAATCCTGACAAAGTAACgtcaaaagagagaaagaaaagtagACAGTTCTTCATTGCAGAAGACGGAAAACTGTATAAAAAGAAATATGGGCCAGAGGGAAGAGATAGACTTTTATGCCTACCAAAAGCTCTTCGACCTAAAGTTTTGAAAGCTTTCCATGATGATATTGAAAGTTCGCATCCAGGTATTTTTAAGACGGTCCAGAAGATTTGTAGCAGGTTTTTCTGGGCTGATTTAAGAAAGGATGTAGTAAATTGGGTTAAATCTTGCCAAACATGTCAACTTACGAAACACAGAAACACTCTAGTAGCGGGGAAAATGACATCCACAAAAATTGAACCCTACCCTTTTCGGAGAATTGCGGTGGATGTAGCAGGCCCATTCAGGGCAAGCACCTCACGAAAATGTTACATAGTCTGTGCAATTGATTACTTTACTAAATTCATGCATGCGGAGGCTGTTACTTATAATAACGCTACAACAATAGGAAACTTCTTATATAAATTGAATTTAATGTTCGGCCCTATTCAAATGGTACACTCTGATTGCGGAGCATCCATTATTGCAGACTCTGTAAAGAGCATGCTAACAAAAATGGGCTGCGGGATGAAAACAAACTGTCCATATTCACCGATGACATCAGGGCAAGTGGAAAttacatttaaattaattaaaaccaTAATTAAACAATACGTGGACAAAAACCAAAGAAATTGGGATATTTTTGTCCCGATCGCAACAGCAGCATTGAATAGACATGTGCATATGTCAACGGGTAAATCACCGTTTGAATTACTTTTTGGAGTGAGACCGACGCACCCGATTGATTTCATGTTTGGGACCTTACCTCCTCCCATTCCATTGGAAAAACGCATAACTCGAATGGAAGAAATACGCCAAAAGGCAATGACAGCAATACTCAAAGCGCAAGCGAGACAAAGAAAAACtcataatgaaaaaaagaggcatATGGAACTAGAAATAGGGAGTGAAGTGTTACTTTTCCATCCAGCGGTCAAACCTGGAGTAATGAAAAAACTGTCCATTCAATACCGAGGTCCATAcataattacaaagaaaataacaGACTCAATTTATGAAATCAATCAAGGTTCAGAACAACAcccaaaattaaagaaaataaagattGATCGGTTGCGTCCATATCTCAATCCAGAAAAATTAAGAGCGAATGTCTACTCAATATTAgcatcaaaaataataaaacaacaCAGGAGAGGCACGTGCGGGGTAAACAGAgtgaggaagaagaggaaaacaCAAACTCAGCACATAGCCAAGTTGTCATCGGAGAATAGGTCAGCGAGAACATCAGTGTTAACAATTGAGCCTCGACCGGGGAAAGTGTCATTGGATCAGTATGTTATTCCTCAAGTAATTTCAGCTCTTGCTAACAAAGAACAAATCCCCCCTCCCTCAGAGTCACAGATGGAGGCAAATTTGCATGAGGAGTACAAGAAAATCTTCCGAGAATGTAAACCAAACGACATCGCTTTAAcaccaaaaaattacaaaaacagaTTTGACTTAGCACTGTATTTGGAAGAACTCCAAGCAGCCAAAAATTTGAGAGGTTATGCATTGAGAGATGTTCCGCTTTTGGAGACGACTGAATACATGGCAGTCCAGGTGCCAGgacttagagaagaaaaatcagtattaAATATAGGAGATAAAGTTAGAGTTACGTTAACAAAATTCCCGGACCAGGCTTACTATGGAgtggtaaaacaaattagaaatgaaACAACAGAGATTGATTTACCGGCTTCattctttttcaattattcagaTGGCGATAGAGCGAGTGTCACGTTCATGCTAAACCGCTATCCCTTTAAAAGTGCTCATAGAGCCTTACAGCAGTCGGAAAATATGGATAGGGAGGCactatttccttcaaaaaatacacTAGTgcccaaaaattttaatgaccCAATAAAGTGGATtaatccaaaaattgaaaataacccAGAGCAGGCAACTGCAATAAAGAGTATATTAAGAGTTTCGTCAGTTCAACCGTTGATCATTTTTGGCCCACCGGGGACGGCAAAAACTGCAACAATAGTAGAGGCAATCAATCAACTATATGATCGAGCCAATGACACTAACACTAAAATACTGGTTTGCGCTCCATCAAATTCAGTGGTAGATAACATTACAGTATCATTGCTAAAACATATTTCTGCCACACAGCTATTGCGCCTTTACCCAGTCAACAGAAAAATAACGTCAATtcctgaagaaattttgaaggcacaatgttacaataaaaatcttaaaaatgagGTGGTAAATTTTAAAGCACATCAGCTGAGAAAACATACAATTCTCGCAACAACTCTGGTAGGAGCTGGAAAACTTGTGTCAGCGGGTTTGGGAACGAGCCCACATTTTACACACATCTTTGTGGATGAAGCATCTTTAGCAATTGAACCAGAAATTCTGATTCCATGGGCAGGGTTAGCAAATGCTGGCAAAAATCCGACTCGCATAATCCTAGCGGGGGACCCATTTCAACTATCTCCAGTTATAATGTCAAATTGGGCGACAAACTTTGGGCTGGGAACCTCACTACTGGAAAGATTAATGAAATTACAAATTTATTCTAGCAACAACGGATATCATCCTAATAATGCGGttaaattaattagaaattaccGTTCGCATAAGACCATTATTAATTTACCAAACAAATTATTCTACGGCGGTGAGTTGATTGCGGAAGGTCAAAGTAAAATCATAACGGCAGCAATTGGTTCAAATTGGTTGCCTAATAAAAACCATCCGGTGGTTTTTCATAATGTTACAGGTAAAGAAAAACAAGATGAACTCAGTAAGAGCTACTATAATATGGATGAAACTGATGTAATTGTATCTTATTTACATAAACTATTAACAACGCCAGGGTTGAAAAATAAGGTAATAACACAAGAGAATATAGGGGTCATTACGCCGTATCGAGGTCAGATACataaaatcacacaaaaattaatcgaaaataattggtcaaaaattgtgGTTGGAACAGTGGAACAGTTCCAAGGAATGGAGAAATTGGTAGTCATAATATCAACGGTACGATCAAAAAGAGCAAATGCTCAAAAAACCTCTTTAGGTTTTTTAAAGGACCCTAAACGCTTTAATGTAATGTTAACGAGAGCCAGGGCTTTAAACATAATAGTGGGTAACGCTAACCTACTGACAACCAATGCATGTTGGGCTCAATTCAtaaatcaatgtaaacaagaaaACGCGTGGcaaggagaaaaatattaa
- the LOC140225703 gene encoding LOW QUALITY PROTEIN: sentrin-specific protease-like (The sequence of the model RefSeq protein was modified relative to this genomic sequence to represent the inferred CDS: inserted 1 base in 1 codon) → MEMHISNEAMQLLSSQKWLSDEVITAYFELLQQRATSESNLPKIKTLDTYFFTSLRNRGPSAVQGRFKKCNINELELVLIPVHYNNIHWTLVVYDLXEGSIYWIDSIPDDKSTELELLRSAGNTLFGDRAWYLAEVDAPSQNNTWACGEFTCAYAESVARRAPFDFETCNLRDQLRLQIVQRKASPFSTGQPYSGVLRNLYRPRQQHPPSACKELEDVWITKQNLIDMRKFLHKTKQRKSRFLLKTGINKVRLYQKDIILILKRLEHN, encoded by the exons ATGGAAATGCACATAAGCAATGAGGCCATGCAGTTGCTATCATCCCAGAAATGGCTCAGCGACGAAGTGATAACAGCGTACTTCGAATTGCTCCAACAAAGGGCGACTAGCGAATCCAACCTCCCTAAGATAAAAACCTTGGACACCTATTTCTTCACATCGCTAAGAAATAGAGGTCCAAGTGCCGTGCAAGGCAGGTTCAAGAAATGCAACATCAATGAACTGGAATTAGTACTCATTCCAGTTCATTACAACAACATTCATTGGACATTGGTGGTGTATGACT GAGAAGGATCAATCTACTGGATTGACAGCATCCCCGATGACAAAAGCACCGAACTGGAACTACTGCGGAGCGCTGGGAACACACTATTTGGAGATAGAGCGTGGTACCTCGCAGAGGTGGACGCCCCTTCTCAAAACAACACCTGGGCATGCGGAGAGTTCACGTGTGCATATGCAGAGTCAGTGGCGCGGAGGGCTCCGTTTGACTTCGAAACTTGCAATCTAAGGGACCAACTGAGGCTACAAATTGTACAACGAAAAGCAAGCCCATTCTCAACCGGACAACCCTACAGTGGAGTTCTACGCAACCTCTACAGACCTCGGCAACAACATCCGCCATCGGCCTGCAAAGAGCTAGAGGATGTGTGGATAACCAAGCAAAATCTCATCGATATGAGAAAATTCCTCCACAAAACTAAACAAAGAAAATCGAGGTTTCTTCTCAAAACGGGGATAAACAAAGTGCGGTTATACCAAAAAGACATTATATTGATTCTGAAACGTTTAGAACATAATTGA